DNA sequence from the Methylomonas albis genome:
GGATAAAGGCAGTACCGATCTGATGTTGGCTTGCTGTAAAGGTACGCATATTCCAAAAGCGGTTTTGGTGGTTCGCAAAGCCGGCGATAAACCCTTGGAATATCTAACCATCACCATGGAAGAAGTGCTTGTTGCGTCGATCAATACCGGAGGTTCGGGTGGTGAAGATCGCTTGACTGAAAATGTCACGCTTAATTTTGCAAAGGTAAAAGTTAAATATATCGAGCAAACCGAGAAAGGTGCAGGAGGCGATAAGCCGGATATGTCCTGGAATATCCAGTCTAACGTCACTTACTAAGCGTTGTCTGGGTCGACTTACGCGTCTGTCCGTAAGGGTGGACGCGTCCTTTTTTATATCGGATTCTAAATTCAAATGACTACAAGCACCGCCGAAATGAGTTTGAAAGAAGGGCGTCTGGATGAAACGCTGGCGCTCTTACAAGATCAGGTCCGAAAAAATCCCGATGTAGCCAAGCATCGGGTTTTTCTTTTTCAGTTATTGGCACTCAACGGTCAGTGGGATAGGGCCTTGAATCAGCTGAATGTCTGCGGCAATCTGGATCCGTCAAATCTAGCGATGGTACAGACGTATCGAGAGGCTATCCGTTGCGAGATGCTTAGGGAAAAGATTTTCCTGGGTGAAACGTCACCGTTGGTCTTTGGTGAGCCGGAACAATGGATCGCACTGCTGATAGAGGCAGGTAAGTTATCGGCCGAGGCGCGCTACGAACAGGCGGGCGAACTTCGCGATCAGGCTTTCGAATTGGCGCCGGCCATTTCAGGTTCCTTTAACGGTAGTGAGTTTGACTGGATCGCCGACTCCGATACTCGTATCGGTCCAGTGGTGGAGGCGATAGTCAATGGCCGGTATTACTGGATACCATTTTCTCGGATCGCCAGAATCCAGATCGAAGCACCTAGCGATTTACGCGACTTGGTTTGGTTGCCAGCCCAAT
Encoded proteins:
- a CDS encoding Hcp family type VI secretion system effector, whose protein sequence is MAVDMFIKIDNIKGESKDKAHEGETDVLAWSWGLSQSGTMHIGGGGGAGKVNVQDISFTKWMDKGSTDLMLACCKGTHIPKAVLVVRKAGDKPLEYLTITMEEVLVASINTGGSGGEDRLTENVTLNFAKVKVKYIEQTEKGAGGDKPDMSWNIQSNVTY
- a CDS encoding type VI secretion system accessory protein TagJ; translated protein: MTTSTAEMSLKEGRLDETLALLQDQVRKNPDVAKHRVFLFQLLALNGQWDRALNQLNVCGNLDPSNLAMVQTYREAIRCEMLREKIFLGETSPLVFGEPEQWIALLIEAGKLSAEARYEQAGELRDQAFELAPAISGSFNGSEFDWIADSDTRIGPVVEAIVNGRYYWIPFSRIARIQIEAPSDLRDLVWLPAQFTWVNGGTAFGLIPSRYPGSDKAEDAMLRLARKTEWIELPAGHYHGLGQRILVTDQGEHALFDARELIFNSDVSVDHG